The following are encoded together in the Clostridium sp. BJN0013 genome:
- the dnaX gene encoding DNA polymerase III subunit gamma/tau, whose protein sequence is MSYTALYREWRPKKFSDVVGQDHITVTLKNQILNNRVAHAYLFSGTRGTGKTSMAKILAKAVNCLNVQQGEPCNECEMCKKINQGISMDVIEMDTASKRRLEDIKDVIENVKYPPQEGKYKVYIMDEVHMLTQEAVNAFLKTLEEPPLNVIFILATTDPQKLPVTILSRCQKFDFKRIKSVEIFNRLRAIVKEEGIFADDRSLNLISRICDGAMRDALSVLDQAISMGSGKVEYNSVIDMLGLVTNENLFRLTDSIIEKNIELSMKVIDDMISSGKDIYNFIKEMIVHLRNLLMVKISNNPEEVLDISEENIELLKEQTQKIRVEEIMRYINIFQDAQEQSKWVKQSRIYLELAVIKMCKIEYDTSKEIMLSRLNKLEEAFKQGGMKVYHEKIPSKELETTGRVIKKNNMIEEIKDYDNTEKNLINKETQSIIEENVYSKITLDIAKKRWKDILELFKSRHHMVLFAALTTGKIVKCEKGVITIEYSKDYAFHKQRLEKQENIKIVEQIFSEILKEKVTVKYSIESDAQDNSPSREQLLKDTFGDDIIEILDE, encoded by the coding sequence ATGTCCTATACTGCCCTATATAGGGAGTGGAGACCTAAAAAATTTTCAGATGTAGTAGGTCAAGATCATATAACTGTTACATTAAAAAATCAAATATTAAATAATAGAGTAGCTCATGCCTATCTATTTTCGGGAACAAGGGGGACGGGAAAAACTTCAATGGCAAAAATATTGGCAAAGGCAGTAAATTGTTTAAATGTTCAACAGGGAGAACCTTGTAATGAGTGTGAAATGTGTAAAAAGATAAATCAAGGCATTTCAATGGATGTGATTGAGATGGATACAGCATCTAAAAGAAGGCTTGAAGATATAAAAGATGTAATAGAAAATGTAAAATATCCACCTCAGGAAGGTAAATACAAAGTATATATCATGGACGAAGTACATATGCTTACTCAAGAAGCTGTAAATGCATTCTTGAAAACTCTAGAAGAACCCCCCTTAAATGTAATTTTTATACTTGCAACTACAGATCCACAAAAACTTCCCGTAACTATACTTTCTAGATGTCAGAAATTTGATTTTAAAAGGATAAAAAGTGTAGAAATATTTAATAGACTTAGAGCTATAGTTAAAGAGGAGGGGATCTTTGCAGATGATAGAAGTTTAAATCTGATATCTAGGATATGTGATGGAGCTATGAGAGATGCATTAAGTGTGCTGGATCAGGCTATATCTATGGGAAGTGGAAAAGTTGAATATAATAGTGTTATTGATATGTTGGGTTTAGTTACAAATGAAAATTTATTCCGCCTTACAGATAGTATAATAGAAAAGAATATAGAATTGTCTATGAAAGTAATTGATGATATGATTTCAAGTGGAAAAGATATATATAATTTTATTAAAGAAATGATAGTACATTTAAGAAATTTATTAATGGTGAAAATTTCTAATAATCCAGAAGAGGTTTTAGATATATCAGAAGAAAATATAGAACTTTTAAAAGAACAGACCCAGAAAATACGTGTAGAGGAAATAATGAGGTATATAAATATATTTCAAGATGCTCAGGAGCAATCTAAGTGGGTTAAGCAAAGTAGAATTTATTTGGAACTTGCAGTAATAAAAATGTGTAAGATAGAATATGATACTTCCAAAGAAATAATGCTTTCTAGGTTAAATAAATTGGAAGAGGCCTTTAAACAAGGGGGAATGAAAGTTTATCATGAAAAAATACCGTCTAAGGAATTAGAGACAACTGGGAGAGTAATTAAGAAAAATAATATGATTGAAGAAATCAAAGATTACGATAATACAGAAAAAAATTTGATAAATAAGGAAACACAATCTATAATAGAAGAGAATGTATATTCAAAAATCACATTAGACATAGCAAAAAAAAGATGGAAAGATATACTTGAATTATTTAAAAGCAGACATCATATGGTATTATTTGCAGCACTTACTACAGGTAAAATAGTAAAATGTGAAAAAGGGGTAATAACCATAGAGTATAGTAAGGATTATGCCTTTCATAAGCAAAGATTAGAAAAACAAGAAAATATAAAAATAGTAGAGCAAATATTTTCAGAAATACTAAAGGAAAAGGTTACAGTTAAATATTCTATAGAAAGTGATGCGCAGGATAATAGTCCTTCAAGAGAACAGCTGTTAAAGGATACTTTTGGAGATGATATAATAGAAATACTTGATGAATAA
- the hydG gene encoding [FeFe] hydrogenase H-cluster radical SAM maturase HydG, translated as MYNVKSMDSNEFIDDGEVLESINEAKKFVKDKNEINRILFKAKKYRGLTHREAAVLLEIDDDETLEKMYKIAKEVKEKIYGRRIVLFAPLYLSSYCVNNCKYCGYRCANKIGRHQLSQDELREEVKALETMGHKRLLLEAGEDDEKCPIEYILECIKTIYNEKFENGAIRRVNVDIAATTEENYKKLKDAGIGTYILFQETYHKPTYLDMHSGPKHNYEWHTEAMDRAMGGGGIDDVGIGPLYGLYDYHYETVALLMHAEHLEAVHGVGPHTISFPRLLPAEGVDYSNFPHLVKDRDFKKVVATIRLAVPYTGMILSTRESIDFRKELLEVGISQMSAGSCVGVGGYAKRKTVDEYGVEEKPQFNLADHRKPIDVIKGLVKDGYVPSYCTACYRAGRTGDRFMPLAKSGNIGNYCLPNALLTFEEYLKDYADEELKDMGQKMIDNEIKNVPNEKQREKAINYLSRIRNGERDLRF; from the coding sequence ATGTATAATGTAAAATCCATGGATTCTAATGAATTCATTGACGATGGAGAGGTTTTAGAATCAATTAATGAAGCCAAAAAGTTTGTTAAAGACAAAAATGAAATTAACAGGATTTTATTTAAGGCAAAAAAGTATAGAGGACTTACTCATAGAGAAGCGGCTGTTTTACTGGAGATTGATGATGATGAAACTCTTGAGAAAATGTATAAGATTGCAAAAGAGGTTAAGGAAAAAATTTATGGCAGGAGGATTGTATTATTTGCACCACTTTATTTATCAAGTTATTGCGTAAATAATTGTAAATATTGTGGCTATAGGTGTGCAAATAAAATTGGCAGACATCAGCTTTCACAAGATGAATTGAGGGAAGAGGTTAAGGCGTTGGAAACTATGGGACATAAAAGGCTCCTTCTTGAAGCAGGTGAGGATGATGAAAAATGTCCAATTGAATATATTTTAGAGTGTATAAAGACTATTTATAATGAAAAATTTGAAAATGGTGCTATTAGGAGGGTAAATGTAGATATTGCTGCTACAACTGAAGAAAACTATAAAAAATTAAAGGATGCAGGAATAGGAACGTATATTTTATTTCAGGAAACATATCACAAACCTACCTACCTTGATATGCATTCTGGACCAAAGCATAATTATGAGTGGCATACAGAAGCAATGGATAGGGCAATGGGAGGAGGTGGTATTGATGATGTAGGCATTGGTCCCCTATATGGTTTATATGATTACCACTATGAAACAGTAGCTCTTTTAATGCATGCTGAGCATTTGGAAGCAGTTCATGGTGTTGGACCACATACAATTTCTTTCCCTAGACTTTTACCTGCAGAAGGCGTAGATTATAGTAATTTTCCCCATTTGGTAAAAGATAGAGATTTTAAAAAAGTAGTGGCAACTATTCGTCTGGCAGTTCCTTATACAGGAATGATTCTTTCTACTAGGGAAAGTATTGACTTCCGTAAGGAACTTTTAGAAGTAGGTATTTCCCAGATGAGTGCAGGTTCTTGTGTAGGGGTAGGAGGATATGCTAAAAGAAAAACTGTAGATGAATATGGAGTGGAGGAAAAACCTCAGTTTAATTTAGCAGATCATAGAAAACCTATTGATGTAATTAAGGGACTTGTAAAAGATGGGTATGTTCCAAGTTATTGTACAGCCTGTTATCGTGCAGGTAGAACGGGAGATAGGTTTATGCCTCTAGCCAAGTCTGGCAACATAGGCAATTATTGTCTTCCAAATGCATTGTTAACCTTTGAGGAATATTTGAAAGATTATGCTGATGAGGAATTAAAAGATATGGGGCAAAAAATGATTGATAATGAAATTAAAAATGTTCCAAATGAAAAGCAGCGTGAAAAAGCTATAAATTATCTTAGTCGTATTAGAAATGGTGAAAGAGACTTGAGATTTTAA
- the recR gene encoding recombination mediator RecR produces MDFYPVAIEKLIEEFAKLPGIGHKTAQRLTLHVLNLPADEVREFAKALVKARDTIKYCSICGNFTDSDPCAICSNPNRDKSIICVIEESKDIMSMEKIKEYNGVYHVLHGNISPMAGRGPEDIKLKELIRRINGDVNEVIVATNPNVEGEATAMYISKILKHLGVKVTRIAHGIPVGGNLEYTDEVTLLKALEGRTEI; encoded by the coding sequence ATGGATTTTTATCCTGTTGCTATCGAAAAGTTAATAGAAGAATTTGCAAAGCTTCCAGGAATAGGACATAAAACAGCTCAGAGACTTACATTACATGTATTGAATTTACCAGCAGATGAAGTGAGAGAATTTGCTAAGGCATTAGTTAAAGCAAGAGATACTATAAAATATTGTTCTATTTGTGGAAATTTTACAGATTCTGATCCTTGTGCCATATGTTCAAATCCTAATAGAGATAAAAGTATAATCTGTGTAATTGAAGAATCTAAAGATATAATGTCCATGGAGAAAATAAAAGAATATAATGGAGTTTACCATGTATTACATGGCAATATATCGCCTATGGCAGGAAGAGGACCTGAAGATATAAAACTTAAAGAACTTATAAGAAGAATAAATGGTGATGTAAATGAAGTTATAGTCGCTACTAACCCGAATGTAGAGGGAGAGGCTACAGCTATGTATATATCTAAAATATTAAAGCATCTCGGAGTAAAAGTCACTAGAATAGCTCATGGTATTCCTGTAGGGGGCAATTTAGAGTATACAGATGAAGTTACATTATTAAAGGCACTAGAAGGCAGAACAGAAATATGA
- a CDS encoding YbaB/EbfC family nucleoid-associated protein, translated as MARGGFPNFGGGGNMNNLMKQAQKFQKQMEDMQSELENKEFSATAGGEAITVVVNGKKQIVSIKIKPEAVDPEDVEMLEDLVLTACNQALKNAEDQTAAEMKKLTGGLNIPGMF; from the coding sequence ATGGCAAGAGGAGGATTCCCTAACTTTGGTGGCGGGGGAAATATGAATAATTTAATGAAACAGGCTCAAAAGTTTCAAAAACAAATGGAGGATATGCAATCAGAGCTTGAAAATAAAGAGTTTTCTGCTACTGCCGGTGGAGAAGCCATAACAGTAGTAGTAAATGGAAAGAAGCAAATAGTAAGTATAAAGATTAAACCAGAGGCTGTTGATCCAGAAGATGTAGAAATGCTTGAAGATCTGGTTTTAACTGCATGTAATCAGGCATTAAAAAATGCAGAAGATCAAACTGCTGCTGAAATGAAAAAGCTAACTGGTGGACTTAATATTCCAGGAATGTTTTAA